A section of the Ornithinimicrobium sufpigmenti genome encodes:
- a CDS encoding cytochrome P450: MPRAAGCTMTDADGRPPAGDAHVGVMHGEPPEAALESTPGECPVVRLKDGTWAVRGHADVLRVATTPEVFSSAARRHLHVPNGMDGEEHRRFRAVVDRHLDDSQILPLAAMITEVADVAAAELMGRGDGGSERRVEVLHDYGRQIAVRVQSRWLGWPESMEEELLGWIDDNFAAARSRDPQRNAEVAEHFDRIVDRVVQERRDLEARGEPLLDDPTSRLLRDEVEDPGAPGGRRPLTGPELVSMLRNWTAGDLGSIAASIGVVVHHVAAHPALQEHLRGLSGEEARHTDELDAAVDEMLRINDPFPSNRRMVTTPVELAGYTFPAGTPVAINWTTANRDERIFGDPDAYRPQENRAANIVYGAGPHICPGRVLSTLQIRGALAALLRATTEIRLDPDLEATREDWPSRGFDTVPVVLREVHRTTAP, encoded by the coding sequence GTGCCCCGAGCCGCGGGCTGCACGATGACGGACGCCGACGGGCGGCCGCCTGCGGGCGACGCGCACGTGGGGGTGATGCACGGGGAGCCACCCGAGGCGGCGCTGGAGTCCACCCCGGGGGAGTGCCCTGTGGTGCGCCTCAAGGACGGGACGTGGGCGGTGCGTGGCCACGCTGATGTGCTGCGCGTCGCCACGACTCCAGAGGTGTTCTCGAGCGCGGCGCGGCGGCACCTGCACGTGCCGAACGGCATGGACGGCGAGGAGCACCGACGGTTCCGAGCCGTCGTGGACCGACACCTCGACGACAGCCAGATCCTCCCGCTGGCAGCCATGATCACCGAGGTCGCCGACGTGGCTGCAGCCGAGCTGATGGGCAGGGGTGACGGAGGCTCTGAGCGACGGGTCGAGGTGCTGCACGACTACGGCAGGCAGATCGCGGTGCGGGTGCAGAGCCGGTGGCTGGGGTGGCCGGAGTCGATGGAGGAGGAGCTCCTCGGCTGGATCGACGACAACTTTGCGGCGGCACGGTCGCGCGACCCGCAGCGCAACGCCGAGGTGGCTGAGCACTTCGACCGGATCGTGGACCGTGTCGTGCAGGAACGGCGCGATCTGGAGGCGCGCGGCGAGCCGCTGCTGGACGACCCGACGAGCCGGCTGCTGCGCGACGAGGTTGAGGATCCCGGGGCGCCCGGCGGTCGCCGACCGTTGACCGGGCCAGAGCTCGTGTCGATGCTGCGTAACTGGACGGCCGGAGACCTGGGTTCGATCGCTGCCTCCATCGGCGTCGTGGTGCACCACGTGGCCGCGCACCCTGCGCTGCAGGAGCACCTGCGCGGGCTCTCTGGCGAGGAGGCGCGGCATACCGACGAGCTCGATGCCGCCGTGGACGAGATGCTCAGGATCAACGACCCGTTCCCGTCCAACCGGCGGATGGTGACCACCCCGGTGGAGCTTGCCGGTTACACCTTCCCTGCCGGCACACCGGTCGCCATCAACTGGACGACCGCCAACCGGGACGAGCGGATCTTCGGCGACCCCGACGCCTACCGGCCGCAGGAGAACCGAGCCGCGAACATCGTCTACGGCGCCGGCCCGCACATCTGCCCCGGGCGGGTGCTGTCGACCCTCCAGATCCGCGGCGCGCTGGCGGCTCTCCTGCGGGCGACGACCGAGATCCGTCTCGACCCCGACCTCGAGGCGACCCGGGAGGACTGGCCCTCGCGCGGGTTCGACACCGTGCCTGTCGTGCTGCGTGAGGTCCATCGCACGACTGCTCCATGA
- a CDS encoding fumarylacetoacetate hydrolase family protein, with translation MRICRFTTGDDPRFGLVDGAGEKIAEITGDPLYSRIELTGETHLVDDVRLLAPVIPRSKVVAVGRNYADHAREMGNEVPAEPMLFLIPNTSVCGPGDPVVIPSFVSEVSYEVELAVIIGRMCKDVAAEDARGVIFGYTVANDVTARDLQRGDGQWARAKGMDTFTPLGPWIETDLDVTDVRLTSAVDGETRQDGTTADMVFTIGQLIAHASAAFTLLPGDVLLTGTPAGVGRITAGQRCEVTVEGIGSLTNPFVAAEAAGADPVADDEG, from the coding sequence ATGCGCATCTGCCGATTCACCACCGGTGACGACCCACGGTTCGGTCTCGTGGACGGGGCCGGCGAGAAGATCGCCGAGATCACCGGCGACCCGCTCTACAGCCGCATCGAGCTCACCGGCGAGACCCATCTGGTCGACGACGTGCGCCTGCTCGCGCCCGTCATCCCGCGCAGCAAGGTGGTGGCGGTCGGGCGCAACTATGCCGACCACGCCCGGGAGATGGGCAACGAGGTGCCCGCCGAGCCGATGCTCTTCCTCATCCCCAACACCTCGGTCTGCGGGCCCGGCGACCCGGTCGTCATCCCCTCCTTCGTCTCCGAGGTGTCCTACGAGGTCGAGCTGGCCGTCATCATCGGCCGGATGTGCAAGGACGTCGCGGCGGAGGACGCGCGTGGGGTGATCTTCGGCTACACCGTCGCCAACGACGTGACCGCCCGTGATCTGCAGCGCGGCGACGGGCAGTGGGCTCGGGCCAAGGGGATGGACACCTTCACCCCTCTGGGCCCGTGGATCGAGACCGACCTGGACGTGACGGACGTGCGCCTGACCAGCGCCGTCGACGGCGAGACCCGGCAGGACGGCACCACGGCTGACATGGTGTTCACGATCGGGCAGCTCATCGCGCACGCGTCCGCGGCGTTCACCCTCCTGCCCGGTGACGTGCTCCTGACCGGCACCCCGGCAGGGGTCGGTCGGATCACCGCCGGCCAGCGCTGCGAGGTGACGGTCGAGGGCATCGGCTCGCTGACCAACCCGTTCGTGGCTGCCGAGGCCGCGGGCGCCGACCCGGTTGCCGACGACGAGGGCTGA
- a CDS encoding MBL fold metallo-hydrolase: MELTIVGCSGSVPGPDSPASSYLLTASDGTRDWRMLLDLGSGAFGALQRHIDPDTLDAVVLSHLHPDHCLDLTALKVWRSHGPGGSGADLPVYGPTGAAERMARANGVDKPSPMSGMTFRTLSDGQAFTLGPFGITPYRVRHPVTTFGLRVEADGAVFAYTGDTDTCPGLVPLMAGADLVLAEAAFVEGRDTARGLHLTGRRAAEAVVEAEERGPVGRLLLTHLPPWTPPEVVLGEAREIWDGPTEVVRPGETYRVEPTNGTRGAARVP; the protein is encoded by the coding sequence ATGGAACTCACCATCGTCGGCTGCTCCGGTTCTGTGCCCGGCCCGGACAGTCCCGCCAGCAGCTACCTCCTGACGGCCTCCGACGGCACGAGGGACTGGCGCATGCTGCTCGACCTCGGCTCGGGGGCGTTCGGGGCACTGCAGCGGCACATCGATCCGGACACCCTCGACGCGGTGGTCTTGTCCCACCTGCATCCCGACCACTGCCTGGACCTCACCGCACTCAAGGTCTGGCGCAGCCATGGCCCCGGCGGGTCTGGCGCCGACCTCCCTGTGTACGGACCGACCGGCGCGGCGGAGCGGATGGCTCGCGCCAACGGGGTGGACAAGCCGTCGCCGATGTCCGGTATGACGTTCCGCACCCTCTCGGATGGGCAGGCCTTCACCCTCGGGCCGTTCGGGATCACGCCCTACCGGGTGCGGCACCCCGTCACCACCTTCGGGCTGAGGGTGGAGGCGGACGGCGCGGTCTTCGCCTACACCGGGGACACGGACACCTGTCCCGGACTGGTGCCGCTCATGGCTGGGGCGGACCTCGTGCTGGCGGAGGCAGCCTTCGTCGAGGGGCGGGACACGGCGCGAGGCCTGCACCTGACGGGACGCCGCGCCGCCGAGGCTGTGGTCGAGGCCGAGGAGCGAGGCCCGGTTGGTCGGCTGCTGCTCACCCATCTGCCGCCCTGGACCCCGCCGGAGGTCGTGCTCGGTGAGGCCCGGGAGATCTGGGACGGCCCGACGGAGGTCGTGCGGCCCGGCGAGACCTACCGGGTCGAGCCGACGAACGGCACGCGCGGGGCAGCGAGAGTGCCGTGA
- the murI gene encoding glutamate racemase, with the protein MPQSPIGVFDSGFGGLTVAREILDQLPQESVLYLGDTARTPYGPRPIAEVRQLALQCLDRLVDHGVKALVIACNSASAAVLADARERYDVPVVEVIRPAVRRAMAVTRSGRIGVISTEATHQSRAYVDSFVAAPPHVEVFSQPCPRFVELVEAGVTSGPEVLDVARDYLAPLQKQEIDTLILGCTHYPLLASALQYVLGEQVTLVSSAAATAADLYRVLTEGGLLAPQDNEPSHQWLTTGDPQGFTFLARRFLGPEVEQVHQAFVGRAEERV; encoded by the coding sequence GTGCCCCAGTCCCCGATCGGGGTCTTCGACTCCGGCTTCGGCGGGCTCACGGTCGCCCGGGAGATCCTGGACCAGCTGCCGCAGGAGTCGGTGCTCTACCTCGGTGACACCGCCCGCACCCCGTACGGCCCGCGGCCGATCGCCGAGGTGCGCCAGCTGGCGCTGCAGTGCCTGGACCGGCTCGTCGACCACGGGGTGAAGGCCCTTGTCATCGCCTGCAACAGCGCCTCGGCGGCGGTCCTCGCCGACGCCCGGGAGCGGTATGACGTGCCGGTCGTGGAGGTCATCCGCCCGGCTGTGCGACGGGCCATGGCGGTGACCCGGTCCGGACGAATCGGGGTGATCTCCACGGAGGCCACCCACCAGTCCCGTGCCTACGTCGACTCTTTCGTCGCCGCCCCGCCTCACGTCGAGGTGTTCTCCCAGCCCTGCCCCCGGTTCGTCGAGCTGGTCGAGGCCGGCGTCACCAGCGGGCCCGAGGTGCTCGACGTCGCTCGCGACTACCTCGCCCCCCTGCAGAAGCAGGAGATCGACACCCTCATCCTGGGCTGCACGCACTACCCCCTGCTGGCCTCGGCGCTGCAGTACGTCCTGGGTGAGCAGGTCACGCTCGTCTCCTCGGCCGCGGCCACGGCCGCCGACCTCTACCGGGTGCTGACCGAGGGAGGGTTGCTGGCGCCCCAGGACAACGAACCGTCCCACCAGTGGCTGACGACCGGCGACCCGCAGGGCTTCACCTTCCTGGCCCGCCGGTTCCTGGGGCCTGAGGTCGAGCAGGTGCACCAGGCGTTCGTCGGGCGGGCCGAGGAGCGGGTATGA
- a CDS encoding amidohydrolase: MTPAQSLISEELREQLEADYRHLHAHPELSMQEHQTAAYVEARLTELGVEHFRCGGTGVVGVIRNGEGPTVAYRADTDGLPIAEDTGLDWSSQATGTLPDGTQTPVMHGCGHDTHVAVALALTRALAERREAWAGTVVMVFQPGEEIAAGAEAMVADGLWDRAPRPEAVYGQHVMPHLTGTIGLPVGTAMAMGDSWQVTLHGRQAHGSQPHNSIDPIVLGSHVVTRLQSVVSRSVDPRDMAVVTVGTFHAGTKENIIPQTAVLGLNVRTFKEHVRDTVLSGIRRTVEGEVLASGAPEARIEELNRFPACVNDPEESERVLEVLRAELGEDQVKVIKPVSGSEDVGVLATAIGVPLVYWFNGGHPQEVLDSDQPVPGNHSPHFAPVPQPTLDTGLRAALAVLLSRVGV; this comes from the coding sequence ATGACCCCAGCCCAGAGCCTGATCAGCGAGGAGCTGCGCGAGCAGCTCGAGGCCGACTATCGCCACCTGCACGCCCACCCCGAGCTGTCGATGCAGGAGCACCAGACGGCCGCCTACGTCGAGGCGCGGCTCACCGAGCTGGGCGTCGAGCACTTCCGTTGCGGCGGAACGGGTGTCGTGGGCGTCATCCGGAACGGGGAGGGCCCCACGGTCGCCTACCGCGCCGACACCGACGGCCTCCCGATCGCCGAGGACACTGGGCTCGACTGGAGCAGCCAGGCCACCGGGACTCTGCCCGACGGGACGCAGACCCCGGTCATGCACGGGTGCGGCCACGACACCCACGTCGCGGTCGCACTGGCCCTGACGCGCGCGCTCGCCGAGCGCCGGGAGGCCTGGGCCGGGACGGTCGTGATGGTCTTCCAGCCGGGGGAGGAGATCGCGGCGGGCGCCGAGGCGATGGTGGCGGACGGGCTGTGGGACCGCGCGCCCCGCCCCGAGGCGGTCTACGGCCAGCACGTGATGCCCCACCTGACCGGCACCATCGGGCTACCGGTCGGCACCGCGATGGCGATGGGCGACTCGTGGCAGGTCACCCTGCACGGTCGCCAGGCGCACGGCTCCCAGCCGCACAACTCGATCGACCCGATCGTGCTGGGCTCGCACGTGGTGACCCGGCTGCAGAGCGTGGTCTCCCGCAGCGTGGACCCCCGCGACATGGCCGTCGTCACGGTCGGCACCTTCCATGCCGGCACCAAGGAGAACATCATCCCGCAGACCGCCGTGCTCGGGCTGAACGTCCGTACCTTCAAGGAGCACGTCCGCGACACCGTGCTCTCCGGCATCCGCCGCACCGTCGAGGGGGAGGTGCTGGCGTCCGGCGCGCCGGAGGCCCGGATCGAGGAGCTCAACCGCTTCCCCGCCTGCGTCAACGACCCGGAGGAGAGCGAGCGGGTTCTCGAGGTGCTGCGGGCCGAGCTCGGCGAGGACCAGGTGAAGGTCATCAAGCCGGTGTCCGGCAGCGAGGACGTCGGGGTGCTCGCGACCGCGATCGGGGTGCCGCTCGTCTACTGGTTCAACGGTGGCCACCCGCAGGAGGTGCTCGACAGCGACCAGCCGGTGCCCGGCAACCACAGCCCGCACTTCGCCCCCGTCCCTCAGCCGACGCTGGACACCGGGCTGCGGGCGGCGCTGGCGGTGCTGCTGAGCCGGGTCGGGGTCTGA
- a CDS encoding 3-methyladenine DNA glycosylase: MQVLPQSKWRPRAERHAAAVEQLAADRLARRVEGRKHPVDDFLWEYYSLRPAQLSRWHPGPGMALEGASERATWSFYRVTDGTDRGPGGEGLPGGTAYLDLDAFRDRRGQTLDFVRELLTATLSRPGRFGCFGLHEWAMVYRADEGQVRHQGWPLRLGAEGTDAVVESHQIGCSHFDAYRFFTPQAAPRNTLSPTREGQVATEQPGCLHAGMDLYKWCYKLSPLVPSELTLRAFVLARDIRELDMRAAPYDLRELGYEPVRIETPQGKAEYVEAQRAFTVRSNALRRELLDVLDLGIDLAAPDAPDAPDAQDAQDAQDANVGQTSW, encoded by the coding sequence GTGCAGGTCCTTCCCCAGTCGAAGTGGCGTCCCCGCGCCGAGCGGCACGCCGCTGCCGTGGAGCAGCTGGCCGCCGACCGCCTCGCCCGCCGCGTCGAGGGCCGCAAGCACCCCGTCGACGACTTCCTCTGGGAGTACTACTCCCTGCGCCCCGCCCAGCTCTCCCGCTGGCACCCCGGACCCGGTATGGCGCTCGAGGGCGCCTCCGAGCGGGCGACGTGGTCGTTCTACCGCGTCACCGACGGGACCGACCGCGGCCCTGGAGGTGAGGGGCTGCCCGGTGGGACGGCATACCTCGACCTGGACGCCTTCCGGGACCGGCGCGGGCAGACCCTCGACTTCGTCCGGGAGCTGCTGACCGCGACGCTGTCCCGGCCCGGCCGGTTCGGCTGCTTCGGGCTGCACGAGTGGGCGATGGTCTACCGCGCCGACGAGGGGCAGGTCCGGCACCAGGGCTGGCCCCTGCGCCTGGGGGCGGAGGGCACCGACGCGGTCGTGGAGTCGCACCAGATCGGCTGCTCGCACTTCGACGCGTACCGCTTCTTCACCCCGCAGGCCGCCCCGCGCAACACGCTCTCACCCACCCGTGAGGGCCAGGTCGCGACGGAACAGCCCGGGTGTCTGCACGCGGGGATGGACCTCTACAAGTGGTGCTACAAGCTCTCCCCGCTCGTGCCGAGCGAGCTGACCCTGCGTGCCTTCGTCCTGGCCAGGGACATCCGGGAGCTGGACATGCGCGCCGCCCCCTACGACCTGCGCGAGCTCGGCTACGAGCCGGTGCGGATCGAGACGCCGCAGGGCAAGGCGGAGTATGTCGAGGCGCAGCGCGCCTTCACCGTGCGGAGCAACGCCCTGCGGCGTGAGCTGCTGGACGTGCTGGACCTCGGCATAGACCTCGCCGCGCCGGACGCTCCGGACGCTCCGGACGCTCAGGACGCTCAGGACGCTCAGGACGCGAACGTCGGTCAGACCAGCTGGTAG
- a CDS encoding DUF488 family protein has product MKDRPSLLTVGHGTLDREGLGDLLTKAGVQLLVDVRRFPGSRHNPDARREALEEWLPARGIDYRWDERLGGRRRLTAEEDAQSPDPWWRVDQFRAYAAGTRTSTYAEAMEALLADAAARCTVIMCSEAVWWRCHRRIVADVATLRYAVPTRHLMHTSRLTDHPVSEGARLTDHGEVVWDGPST; this is encoded by the coding sequence ATGAAGGACCGGCCAAGCCTGCTCACCGTGGGCCACGGGACTCTCGACCGGGAAGGCCTCGGTGACCTGCTGACGAAGGCAGGGGTCCAGCTGCTGGTCGACGTCCGCCGTTTCCCCGGGAGCCGGCACAACCCGGACGCCCGCCGAGAGGCACTGGAGGAGTGGCTCCCTGCGCGCGGCATCGACTACCGCTGGGACGAACGGCTCGGCGGGCGTCGCCGGCTCACCGCCGAGGAGGACGCGCAAAGCCCTGACCCGTGGTGGCGGGTCGACCAGTTTCGCGCCTATGCCGCCGGCACCCGCACGTCCACCTACGCCGAGGCCATGGAGGCGCTGCTCGCCGACGCAGCGGCACGGTGCACGGTGATCATGTGCAGCGAGGCGGTCTGGTGGCGGTGCCACCGCCGGATCGTCGCCGATGTCGCCACCCTCCGGTATGCCGTCCCGACCCGCCACCTCATGCACACCTCCCGGCTCACCGACCACCCGGTGAGCGAAGGCGCTCGACTGACTGACCACGGAGAAGTGGTGTGGGACGGGCCTAGCACCTAG
- a CDS encoding branched-chain amino acid aminotransferase, with protein sequence MTQTSSPTPFEISLRSDRTGADEISQLLESPGFGSLFTEHMVLVEWDRDQGWHDARVVPYGPIPLEPSAAVFHYAQEIFEGMKAYRHDDGSVWTFRPERNAERFNASARRMAMPELPPTIFLDAIRALVQTDEGWVPPAGTGETSLYLRPFMIATEEALGVRPSNRYLFSVIASPAGSYFAGGLTPVSLWVSDQYVRAAPGGTGSAKTGGNYAASLASQAEGIENGCDQVVFLDAVEHRYVEELGGMNLFFLYADGRVVTPELSGTILPGVTRASLLDLARERGHVVEERRFSIDEWREGVASGEIVEVFACGTAAVITPVGKLAWNGGELDMPQEHTLTMELRQELLDIQYGRAEDRHGWLYQLV encoded by the coding sequence ATGACACAGACGTCGTCGCCCACGCCCTTCGAGATCAGCCTGCGCAGCGACCGTACCGGCGCCGACGAGATCTCCCAGCTGCTGGAGAGCCCGGGGTTCGGTTCTCTGTTCACCGAGCACATGGTGCTGGTCGAGTGGGACCGCGATCAGGGCTGGCACGACGCCCGGGTGGTGCCGTACGGCCCGATCCCGCTGGAGCCCTCCGCGGCGGTCTTCCACTACGCCCAGGAGATCTTCGAGGGGATGAAGGCCTACCGGCACGACGACGGCTCGGTCTGGACCTTCCGCCCCGAACGCAACGCCGAGCGGTTCAACGCCTCGGCCCGCCGGATGGCGATGCCCGAGCTGCCGCCGACCATCTTCCTCGACGCGATCCGGGCGCTGGTGCAGACCGACGAGGGCTGGGTGCCGCCGGCCGGCACCGGGGAGACCTCGCTCTACCTGCGCCCGTTCATGATCGCCACCGAGGAGGCGCTCGGGGTGCGCCCCTCCAACCGCTACCTGTTCTCAGTGATCGCCTCCCCGGCCGGCTCCTACTTCGCCGGCGGCCTCACGCCGGTCAGCCTCTGGGTCAGCGACCAGTACGTCCGCGCCGCCCCCGGCGGGACCGGCTCCGCCAAGACCGGCGGCAACTATGCCGCCTCCCTGGCCAGCCAGGCGGAGGGCATCGAGAACGGCTGCGACCAGGTCGTCTTCCTCGACGCGGTCGAGCACCGGTACGTCGAGGAGCTGGGCGGGATGAACCTGTTCTTCCTCTACGCCGACGGCCGGGTGGTCACCCCCGAACTGTCCGGCACGATCCTGCCGGGAGTCACCCGCGCGTCCCTGCTGGACCTGGCGCGCGAGCGCGGCCACGTCGTGGAGGAGCGCCGGTTCAGCATCGACGAGTGGCGCGAGGGCGTGGCCTCCGGCGAGATCGTCGAGGTCTTCGCCTGCGGCACCGCGGCGGTCATCACCCCGGTCGGCAAGCTGGCCTGGAACGGCGGCGAGCTCGACATGCCACAGGAGCACACGCTCACCATGGAGCTCCGCCAGGAGCTGCTCGACATCCAGTACGGCCGGGCCGAGGACCGGCACGGCTGGCTCTACCAGCTGGTCTGA
- a CDS encoding HNH endonuclease signature motif containing protein, translating to MKRDGSREGAGASAVPGLRGELEAVLARAGLDAGAVAVFADAVLLAGAATAGRPVAGVEAGFVPFSRPALPEGITRQSDEAGGEEAGSVDGLCAVADRAQTAVEAVNQVIARLERVRLVAVAEGVSAMGRAELARRGVLDVGELSATGRQRWRWRTKARVRQDLTPATGWSRAETATLVGVATAPVAFRTPVNSALSRGTVTWALVRGLWRACDKAKLSAADAAHVASVMLADEAGTCVPERLEADGTVTRAPWGHGVFWAVLEREVGKVAACPDPGDQASVEAAEAARAAREAAYRARSMWVRVNEDGTAQVCFTGTALKVLALGDRLDKAARAARGAGDARSVAQLANDIGIALLGHATIGAHELPDLDIFKSTQPAPEDLVAAGWTPQVIAALSALPPAILQVIVPLLALHDPATAHTLPGVHRTTTTQDPHGHAGQGPDGAYGATGDEGGGAAGESVGPPGEAVGGAAQEASEGSGGTSIEAGHTGAPGCPACLPSVRAARNHDIDHASRAARQDPGEDSAHRECLGEDSARGRDPDRGEDSAHHQGQRRVPRVAWVGRVLGKQPKFLGPDLVRRLALSPGSTFVRLLVDPADGRCLERSTTAYSFDAAMRAQLAAADVTCRAPGCDHHAGSCQVDHVIPHGTGGLTRETNGQVLDTWHHDPKTAKAWDAVLHANRDVTWTTTLSRVYRTRVHDYRELVTLMVDALDRVATVDEDDVAGQINREVYQALCYRGAGERLNEGDDDTCDEAHLARFGGDITIGLSHRDPLTGRRTPGPAPAARDRADAAAALARTTPPSTAPPSNAPLSAVPGDTRAGGSSGGDTTPGDGVAVQGKTSPGSGQRQPPATSDQDRPRYPGGRRWGLTDRPKPDQQDRQTPWSQRSDDGPPPF from the coding sequence ATGAAGCGGGATGGGTCTCGTGAGGGTGCGGGGGCTTCGGCCGTCCCTGGCCTGCGGGGTGAGTTGGAGGCGGTGCTGGCGCGGGCGGGCCTGGATGCGGGGGCGGTGGCGGTGTTCGCGGACGCGGTCCTGCTCGCGGGGGCGGCGACGGCGGGTCGGCCGGTGGCGGGGGTGGAGGCAGGGTTTGTGCCGTTCTCCAGGCCGGCCCTGCCGGAGGGCATCACTCGTCAGTCCGATGAGGCCGGGGGTGAGGAGGCGGGGTCGGTGGATGGGTTGTGTGCGGTGGCGGATCGTGCGCAGACGGCGGTGGAGGCGGTGAACCAGGTCATTGCCCGCCTGGAGCGGGTGCGGCTGGTGGCGGTGGCTGAGGGGGTGAGCGCGATGGGCCGGGCCGAGCTGGCCCGTCGTGGGGTGTTGGACGTGGGGGAGTTGTCGGCGACGGGTCGGCAGCGGTGGCGGTGGCGGACCAAGGCGCGGGTGCGGCAGGACCTGACGCCGGCCACGGGCTGGTCGCGGGCGGAGACCGCGACCCTGGTCGGGGTGGCGACCGCACCGGTCGCGTTCCGGACCCCGGTGAACAGTGCCCTGTCCCGCGGGACCGTCACCTGGGCCCTGGTGCGTGGCCTGTGGCGGGCGTGTGACAAGGCGAAGCTGTCCGCGGCTGATGCCGCGCACGTGGCGAGCGTGATGCTGGCCGATGAGGCGGGCACGTGCGTCCCCGAACGCCTGGAGGCCGATGGGACCGTGACGAGGGCGCCGTGGGGGCATGGGGTGTTCTGGGCGGTGCTGGAGCGGGAGGTGGGCAAGGTCGCGGCCTGTCCCGACCCGGGCGACCAGGCGTCGGTGGAAGCGGCGGAGGCGGCGCGGGCGGCGCGGGAAGCGGCGTACCGGGCCCGGTCGATGTGGGTCCGGGTCAATGAGGACGGCACCGCGCAGGTGTGTTTCACCGGCACTGCCCTGAAGGTGCTGGCGTTGGGGGACCGGTTGGACAAGGCCGCGCGTGCTGCCCGCGGCGCCGGTGATGCACGGTCGGTGGCGCAGCTGGCGAACGATATCGGGATCGCCTTGTTGGGGCATGCGACGATCGGGGCGCACGAGCTGCCCGACCTGGACATCTTCAAGTCGACCCAGCCCGCGCCGGAGGATCTGGTCGCGGCCGGGTGGACACCACAGGTCATCGCGGCCCTGTCCGCCCTGCCCCCGGCGATCCTGCAGGTGATCGTGCCGCTGTTGGCGTTGCACGACCCCGCCACCGCCCACACCCTGCCCGGCGTCCACCGCACCACCACGACCCAGGACCCGCACGGGCACGCGGGCCAGGGTCCCGACGGGGCGTACGGAGCGACGGGCGATGAGGGCGGCGGCGCGGCGGGCGAGAGTGTCGGGCCGCCGGGTGAGGCAGTTGGCGGGGCGGCCCAAGAGGCAAGCGAAGGCTCCGGCGGTACAAGCATTGAGGCTGGGCATACGGGCGCACCGGGCTGCCCCGCCTGCCTGCCCTCGGTCCGTGCCGCCCGCAACCACGACATCGACCACGCCAGCAGGGCAGCCCGACAGGACCCCGGGGAGGACTCCGCCCACCGCGAGTGTCTGGGAGAGGACTCTGCCCGTGGCCGGGATCCGGACCGTGGGGAGGACTCTGCCCATCACCAGGGCCAGCGGAGGGTGCCGCGGGTGGCGTGGGTGGGTCGGGTGCTGGGCAAGCAGCCGAAGTTCCTCGGACCGGACCTGGTGCGGCGGCTCGCGTTGTCGCCGGGGAGCACGTTCGTGCGGCTCCTGGTCGACCCGGCCGACGGGCGGTGCCTGGAACGGTCGACCACGGCGTACAGCTTCGATGCGGCGATGCGGGCCCAGCTGGCCGCGGCCGACGTGACCTGCCGCGCACCGGGGTGTGACCACCACGCCGGCAGTTGTCAGGTCGACCACGTCATCCCGCACGGCACCGGCGGCCTCACGAGGGAGACCAATGGGCAGGTGTTGGACACCTGGCACCACGACCCCAAGACCGCGAAAGCCTGGGACGCGGTGCTGCACGCCAACCGTGACGTCACCTGGACCACCACCCTGTCCCGCGTGTACCGCACCCGGGTGCATGACTACCGGGAGCTGGTCACCCTCATGGTCGACGCCCTCGACCGCGTCGCCACCGTCGATGAGGACGACGTGGCCGGCCAGATCAACCGCGAGGTCTACCAGGCCCTGTGCTACCGGGGCGCCGGGGAGCGGTTGAACGAGGGCGATGACGACACCTGCGACGAGGCGCACCTGGCCCGGTTCGGGGGCGACATCACCATCGGCCTGTCCCACCGCGACCCCCTCACCGGGCGCCGTACCCCCGGCCCCGCACCCGCCGCCCGCGACCGGGCCGACGCCGCAGCAGCCCTCGCCCGCACCACCCCACCCAGCACCGCCCCACCCAGCAACGCCCCACTCAGCGCCGTGCCCGGCGATACCCGTGCAGGAGGCTCGTCCGGCGGTGACACCACCCCCGGGGACGGGGTGGCCGTCCAGGGCAAGACTTCCCCGGGCAGCGGACAACGGCAACCGCCTGCGACCAGTGACCAGGACAGGCCCCGCTACCCCGGCGGCCGCCGGTGGGGGCTCACCGACCGCCCCAAACCCGACCAGCAGGACCGGCAGACACCCTGGAGCCAACGCAGCGACGACGGCCCGCCACCCTTCTAG